The Paenibacillus uliginis N3/975 genome has a window encoding:
- a CDS encoding pyridoxamine 5'-phosphate oxidase family protein, with protein sequence MSQPTTQLTEALMQKLQPETFVLLNTVDAESGGPTSSIISWIYVVDPFTLRLAIDYRSRLVNNLKQNPLVTVTVYGDEQVFAIGGRAEVRQGPLDEVPFDMCCFDIHVEAVRNALFHGIELVASPEYVKIYDERAAEKLDGQVFAAMRKA encoded by the coding sequence ATGTCCCAACCCACTACGCAATTGACGGAAGCTTTGATGCAGAAACTGCAGCCCGAAACATTCGTTTTGCTAAATACGGTGGATGCTGAATCCGGCGGCCCGACTTCGAGCATTATTTCATGGATTTATGTGGTAGATCCTTTCACACTCCGGTTAGCGATTGATTATCGTTCACGGCTTGTGAACAATCTCAAGCAAAATCCACTTGTGACCGTAACGGTGTATGGAGACGAACAAGTATTTGCTATCGGAGGTCGTGCTGAAGTTCGTCAGGGCCCTCTGGATGAAGTGCCATTTGACATGTGTTGTTTCGACATTCATGTTGAAGCGGTGAGGAATGCACTTTTTCACGGTATTGAATTAGTTGCATCTCCTGAGTATGTTAAAATTTATGATGAGCGCGCAGCCGAAAAGCTTGACGGACAAGTTTTTGCTGCCATGCGAAAAGCCTAG
- a CDS encoding LCP family protein: MSSGQSNLPPRAKSGGQSKKKPPPKKKSGVKSFFKIILILVLLAVLGVAVYAGSLYLKVENGILDTGNNEKVAPEQSAKVKPITMLLLGTDHRPETGTHLTDVVMVVSMHPETNSATLISLPRDTSLQLEGYKSNQKLNAFYPIFKTQEKKSGILAEDQMKTMLGKYLDVDIDYVTVLDFQGFRDVVNALGGVNVDVKYNMCHRDSVDGTDINLKVGPQELDGKQALDYVRYRKSMNCKPKTKESNDFDRNARQSEVLHSLIDRMKSFGGATKAFNVLDAVDDNMKTDLEKDQVKNMIMAYYDIKKEDVKFVPLTGEWRSPFVYISDSELTKAKQALKDELAGKHTREPEGTNTESASKP; the protein is encoded by the coding sequence ATGAGTTCTGGTCAATCTAATCTACCTCCGAGAGCAAAAAGCGGGGGACAAAGCAAAAAGAAGCCGCCTCCAAAGAAAAAAAGCGGTGTGAAATCATTTTTTAAAATTATTCTGATTCTTGTGCTACTGGCGGTTTTAGGAGTTGCGGTTTATGCCGGAAGTTTATACCTCAAGGTTGAGAACGGTATACTTGATACCGGTAATAATGAGAAGGTAGCCCCGGAGCAGTCAGCTAAGGTCAAACCGATCACGATGCTCCTGCTTGGTACGGACCATCGGCCGGAAACCGGGACTCATCTTACGGATGTGGTTATGGTCGTTTCGATGCATCCGGAGACGAATTCAGCCACATTGATATCATTGCCAAGAGATACAAGCTTGCAGCTGGAAGGTTATAAATCCAACCAGAAGCTGAATGCTTTCTATCCTATATTCAAGACGCAGGAAAAGAAGAGTGGTATTCTTGCCGAAGACCAAATGAAGACGATGCTTGGAAAATATCTGGATGTGGATATAGACTACGTTACCGTTCTTGACTTTCAGGGATTCCGTGATGTAGTTAATGCCCTCGGTGGAGTGAACGTGGACGTGAAATATAACATGTGCCACCGGGACTCTGTGGACGGAACCGATATAAATTTGAAGGTCGGTCCGCAAGAGCTTGATGGAAAGCAAGCACTGGATTATGTCCGCTACCGGAAGTCGATGAACTGTAAGCCGAAGACTAAGGAGTCCAACGACTTTGACCGGAATGCCCGTCAGAGTGAGGTGCTTCATTCTCTGATCGACCGAATGAAGTCGTTCGGTGGAGCAACAAAAGCGTTTAATGTACTTGATGCGGTGGACGATAATATGAAAACCGATCTTGAAAAAGATCAGGTTAAAAATATGATCATGGCGTATTACGACATTAAAAAAGAAGATGTGAAATTTGTGCCGCTTACTGGCGAATGGCGTAGTCCTTTCGTTTATATTAGCGACAGTGAGCTGACGAAAGCGAAGCAAGCATTGAAAGATGAACTGGCCGGCAAGCATACCCGTGAACCGGAGGGTACAAATACGGAATCCGCATCTAAGCCGTGA
- a CDS encoding YlaH-like family protein yields MQVWFAAHPLISYIIIFVLITYVYNKVFRVKQKLPLLKEILLYILMALGSGMLLIFQVDKLPIIQCLLVAVALMLMVRIRYFVEDRQKRKSQTEAKTR; encoded by the coding sequence ATGCAAGTCTGGTTTGCCGCGCATCCTCTCATTTCCTATATCATCATTTTTGTGCTTATTACTTACGTGTACAACAAGGTGTTCCGGGTGAAGCAGAAGCTTCCGCTTCTGAAAGAAATTCTCCTGTATATCCTGATGGCACTGGGCTCCGGCATGCTGCTCATCTTTCAAGTTGACAAACTGCCGATTATCCAATGTCTGCTCGTTGCAGTGGCGCTGATGTTGATGGTTCGGATCCGCTATTTTGTAGAGGACCGTCAGAAAAGGAAATCTCAGACGGAAGCGAAAACACGCTAA
- the typA gene encoding translational GTPase TypA: MQSRDQIRNIAIIAHVDHGKTTLVDQLLQQSGIFREHETLQERAMDSNDLERERGITILAKNTAITYKDFLINIVDTPGHADFGGEVERIMKMVDGVLLVVDAYEGCMPQTKFVLGKALAHNLTPIVVVNKIDRPAARPAEVIDEVLDLFIELGANDEQLEFPVVYASALNGTSSLDAEKQDDNMLALYETIIEHIPSPTEKVDEPLQFLVTLMDYNEYLGRIAVGRVNRGIIKQGQPVTVMLRDGSSKTARIEKLFGFQGLKRVEIAEAGAGDIVAISGIKDINIGETVADPQHPEALPVLKIDEPTLQMTFLVNNSPFAGREGKWVTSRRLRDRLFKELETDVSLRVDETDSPDAYIVSGRGELHLSILIENMRREGYELQVSKPEVIVKEIDGVKMEPIERLMIDVPEDSTGAIMESLGSRKAEMVNMVNSGNGQVRLEFLIPARGLIGYRTHFLTLTRGYGVMNHAFDSYGPLHGGQVGGRHQGVLVSTENGSTTFYGMMSVEDRGTLFLEPGTEVYEGMIVGEHTRDNDIVVNICKEKQLTNVRSATKDDTVKMKTPRMFSLEQALEYLNDDEYCEITPKSVRLRKKVLNKSERERAEKHRKMAESNL; the protein is encoded by the coding sequence ATGCAATCTAGAGATCAGATTCGCAACATCGCAATCATTGCCCACGTTGACCATGGAAAAACGACGCTTGTCGACCAGTTGCTGCAGCAATCCGGTATTTTCCGGGAGCACGAAACTTTGCAGGAGCGGGCGATGGACTCGAATGACCTGGAACGTGAACGCGGGATTACCATTTTGGCCAAAAATACGGCCATAACGTATAAAGATTTTCTAATCAACATTGTGGATACTCCAGGCCATGCTGACTTTGGTGGCGAAGTGGAACGTATCATGAAGATGGTTGACGGTGTACTGCTTGTTGTTGATGCTTATGAAGGATGTATGCCTCAGACGAAATTTGTGCTTGGCAAAGCGCTTGCGCACAACCTAACTCCTATTGTTGTTGTTAACAAAATCGACCGTCCGGCAGCTCGTCCGGCGGAAGTTATAGATGAAGTTCTGGACCTGTTTATCGAGCTTGGCGCGAACGACGAACAACTGGAGTTTCCAGTTGTGTACGCATCCGCACTGAACGGTACTTCAAGTCTTGATGCAGAGAAACAGGATGACAACATGCTTGCTCTGTACGAAACGATTATCGAGCATATCCCTTCCCCAACCGAGAAAGTGGACGAGCCTTTACAGTTCCTCGTAACATTGATGGACTACAACGAATATTTGGGTCGGATTGCTGTTGGCCGCGTGAACCGTGGTATTATCAAGCAAGGACAACCAGTTACCGTTATGCTCCGCGACGGTTCCAGCAAGACTGCTCGTATTGAGAAGCTGTTTGGTTTTCAAGGTTTGAAGCGTGTAGAGATCGCTGAAGCGGGAGCGGGAGACATTGTTGCCATTTCCGGTATTAAAGACATTAACATTGGCGAAACCGTTGCGGATCCTCAGCATCCTGAAGCCCTTCCTGTGCTTAAGATTGATGAGCCTACACTGCAAATGACGTTCCTCGTTAACAACAGTCCGTTTGCAGGACGTGAAGGTAAATGGGTTACATCCCGTAGACTGCGTGATCGTCTCTTTAAAGAGCTGGAAACAGACGTCAGCCTTCGTGTGGATGAGACAGACAGCCCGGATGCTTATATTGTATCTGGTCGCGGCGAGCTTCACCTCAGCATCCTGATTGAGAACATGCGTCGTGAAGGATATGAGCTGCAGGTATCCAAGCCTGAAGTTATCGTAAAAGAAATCGACGGTGTCAAAATGGAGCCGATCGAACGTCTGATGATCGATGTGCCTGAAGACAGCACGGGCGCAATTATGGAAAGTCTGGGCTCCCGTAAAGCCGAGATGGTTAACATGGTTAACAGCGGTAACGGTCAGGTACGTCTAGAGTTCCTGATTCCTGCTCGTGGACTGATTGGCTATCGTACTCACTTCCTGACACTGACACGTGGTTATGGTGTGATGAACCATGCTTTCGACAGCTACGGACCGCTACATGGTGGCCAGGTTGGCGGACGTCACCAAGGTGTTCTGGTTTCAACCGAGAACGGATCAACGACATTCTACGGCATGATGTCCGTGGAAGACCGTGGAACACTGTTCCTGGAGCCAGGTACTGAAGTTTACGAAGGTATGATCGTCGGCGAGCATACTCGTGATAACGACATCGTTGTAAATATCTGCAAAGAGAAGCAGCTTACTAACGTACGTTCTGCTACGAAGGACGATACCGTTAAGATGAAAACACCTCGTATGTTCTCATTGGAGCAAGCGCTAGAGTACCTGAATGACGATGAATATTGTGAAATTACACCGAAGTCCGTTCGTCTTCGTAAGAAGGTTTTGAACAAGAGTGAACGCGAACGTGCAGAAAAGCATCGTAAAATGGCGGAATCGAATCTATAA
- a CDS encoding TerC family protein: METIWLLGQILIINLVLSGDNALVIAMASKDLPEKHKKRAIWIGTLGAVLLRCVLTFAAVLLLKVPYLQAGGALLLLWIAFKLLADQHDSGIRVTESSSVWKAINTILIADFVMSLDNVLAIAGLANGDLALIMIGILLSIPIVVWGSGIISKLLQKFPILLYIGAGILAYTAGDMLLQDSKAGLLIAYWAPQSHSILPAMLALLVIGLSGLKMLKK, encoded by the coding sequence GTGGAGACGATATGGCTGTTAGGACAAATATTAATCATTAATCTGGTGCTAAGCGGTGACAACGCCTTGGTCATTGCTATGGCGAGTAAGGATCTTCCTGAGAAACACAAGAAAAGGGCAATATGGATCGGCACTTTGGGTGCAGTGTTACTGCGGTGTGTTCTCACGTTTGCTGCCGTATTGCTTCTTAAGGTACCGTATTTACAAGCCGGAGGGGCTCTACTTTTGTTGTGGATTGCATTTAAACTGCTGGCTGACCAGCATGATAGCGGCATCCGTGTCACTGAATCTTCGTCTGTGTGGAAAGCGATCAATACGATTCTTATTGCGGATTTTGTAATGAGTCTGGATAATGTTCTTGCGATAGCAGGTCTTGCGAACGGTGATTTGGCTTTAATTATGATCGGTATCCTGCTTAGCATCCCCATTGTCGTGTGGGGAAGCGGTATCATATCAAAGTTACTTCAGAAATTTCCGATCCTGCTGTATATCGGGGCAGGAATTCTTGCTTATACGGCAGGGGACATGCTACTTCAGGATTCCAAGGCTGGACTACTTATTGCCTACTGGGCACCTCAGTCCCATAGCATTTTACCTGCAATGTTGGCGCTCTTGGTCATAGGCTTAAGCGGATTAAAAATGTTAAAAAAGTAA
- a CDS encoding TerC family protein — protein sequence MDTTTVEFFLALINIVFLDLVLAGDNAIVIGLAARNLPPATQKKAIIYGTAGAVILRIIATILVVWLLNVPWLMLVGGILLIGIAYKLLTDENDHTDIKAGKNLGAAIRTIIVADAAMGLDNVIAVAGAAKHNTLLVIIGLLISVPIVVWGSTLFIKLINRFPWIIYLGAAVLGFTAASMITGEKHFKAFFESHSLVRGLFIAAIIMGVLAAGHFKKKSNRRRREQTSTS from the coding sequence ATGGATACCACAACTGTGGAATTTTTCTTGGCCTTAATCAACATCGTGTTCTTAGATCTCGTCCTAGCTGGAGATAACGCCATTGTCATTGGCTTGGCTGCCCGAAATCTTCCACCGGCTACTCAAAAAAAGGCAATTATCTACGGAACTGCCGGTGCTGTTATACTCCGCATTATTGCTACCATTCTCGTAGTCTGGCTGCTTAATGTGCCATGGCTAATGCTGGTAGGAGGAATTTTGCTTATCGGAATTGCGTACAAGCTTCTGACAGATGAGAACGACCATACGGATATCAAGGCAGGGAAAAACCTGGGCGCTGCTATCCGTACAATCATCGTCGCTGACGCAGCTATGGGTTTAGATAACGTTATTGCCGTAGCAGGTGCAGCGAAACATAATACACTTCTCGTCATCATTGGTCTTCTAATCAGTGTTCCTATCGTTGTTTGGGGCAGTACGCTATTTATCAAACTGATCAACCGGTTCCCTTGGATCATCTATCTAGGAGCAGCAGTATTGGGATTCACAGCCGCCTCAATGATCACGGGCGAAAAACATTTTAAAGCGTTTTTTGAATCCCACTCCCTTGTACGTGGTCTGTTCATTGCAGCGATTATCATGGGTGTTCTGGCTGCAGGACATTTCAAAAAGAAATCTAATCGCCGTCGCCGTGAACAAACTAGTACTTCGTGA
- the thiI gene encoding tRNA uracil 4-sulfurtransferase ThiI: MTYDMLLLRFGEFTLKGKNRNRFEKSVLMHVRSLLKAYPKAKILREYGRIYVELNGEPAEALTGVLKKVFGIVSVSPVRVCPPELDEIVKTAVDFIGQTDLSDETTFKVNARRVWKGFPHSSQEMNHLIGSPLLRTYSQLKVQVKHPHIELKIEIREDQTYLYYEVIPAVGGYPLGTNGKAMLLLSGGIDSPVAAWSAMRRGLEIECVHFYSYPYTSQLAKEKVIDLTRILSGYAGRIKLHLVPFTDVQTSFTGIGQDNLIITFMRRAMLRIATMLAEREGALALVTGDSLGQVASQTLPSMNVIGRATELPILRPLITTDKNDIVNLAKQVGTYETSILPYEDCCTLFVPKSPTTNPNLRIVEKVESSLPGLSELIQIAVEQTETIIVTPELSLDRNLEEIQDDVVKEKWF; this comes from the coding sequence ATAACCTATGACATGCTGCTTCTCCGTTTCGGAGAATTTACCCTGAAGGGGAAAAACCGCAACCGTTTTGAGAAATCTGTGCTTATGCATGTAAGATCATTACTAAAGGCATACCCTAAAGCTAAAATCTTGAGAGAGTATGGAAGAATATATGTGGAGTTGAACGGGGAACCGGCTGAAGCGTTAACCGGAGTGCTCAAAAAGGTCTTTGGAATCGTCTCTGTTAGTCCTGTCCGAGTCTGTCCGCCGGAGCTTGATGAAATTGTCAAGACTGCAGTTGATTTTATAGGGCAGACTGATCTTTCGGACGAGACAACGTTCAAGGTGAATGCGAGACGCGTATGGAAGGGTTTCCCACATTCTTCTCAAGAGATGAATCATCTGATTGGTTCTCCTCTGCTTCGAACGTACTCACAACTCAAAGTACAAGTAAAACATCCGCACATTGAGCTCAAGATCGAGATCCGCGAGGACCAAACCTATCTTTATTACGAGGTCATTCCAGCCGTCGGCGGGTATCCGCTCGGGACGAACGGAAAGGCAATGCTGCTTCTGTCGGGGGGGATCGATAGTCCGGTTGCCGCCTGGTCTGCTATGCGGAGGGGGCTGGAAATTGAATGTGTGCATTTTTACAGTTATCCATACACGAGCCAACTGGCCAAAGAAAAGGTTATTGATCTGACGAGAATATTGTCCGGTTATGCGGGCCGCATCAAGCTTCATCTTGTACCTTTTACCGATGTACAGACATCCTTCACTGGCATTGGTCAGGATAATTTAATTATTACGTTCATGCGCCGTGCAATGCTCCGCATTGCTACTATGCTTGCTGAACGTGAAGGTGCGCTCGCTCTCGTAACGGGGGATAGCTTGGGCCAGGTAGCCAGCCAGACGCTGCCTAGCATGAATGTCATTGGCAGAGCCACTGAACTGCCGATTCTTCGTCCGCTTATAACGACCGACAAGAATGATATTGTGAATCTGGCCAAGCAGGTCGGAACTTATGAGACCTCTATTTTACCTTACGAGGATTGCTGTACATTGTTTGTCCCGAAATCACCAACAACGAACCCTAACCTTCGGATCGTGGAAAAAGTGGAAAGTTCCTTGCCAGGCTTGTCTGAACTTATTCAGATAGCTGTTGAGCAGACGGAGACCATTATTGTAACACCGGAGCTGAGTTTAGACCGGAATCTTGAAGAGATTCAGGACGATGTTGTTAAAGAGAAATGGTTCTAG